One Phaseolus vulgaris cultivar G19833 chromosome 2, P. vulgaris v2.0, whole genome shotgun sequence DNA window includes the following coding sequences:
- the LOC137811239 gene encoding binding partner of ACD11 1-like, producing the protein MSIKTVKVVNVSLGATEQDIEEFFSFSGGIEYVELQSHDERSQNAYITFKEPQGAETAVLLSGATIVDMSVTITLDPDYQLPPAAFTSSEKDNQTPGGAESAFRKAEDVVSGMLAKGFILGKDAVSQAKAFDDKHQLSSTASAKVSSFDQKIGLTEKISAGATVVGDRVREVDQKFQVSEKTKSAFAAAEKTVSNAGSSIMKNRYVLTGTSWVTGAFSKVSKAAGEVGQKTREKVASEEQQQKQNVEDQHAQVLSESSRQAEASEQKSSKPAPAQGLIL; encoded by the exons ATGTCG ATAAAAACTGTCAAAGTCGTTAATGTTTCCTTGGGAGCAACTGAACAAGACATTGAGGAGTTCTTTTCATTTTCTGGTGGCATTGAATATGTTGAACTACAGAG CCATGATGAACGATCTCAAAATGCTTATATTACCTTCAAGGAACCACAGGGAGCTGAGACTGCCGTACTTCTTTCG GGAGCAACCATAGTGGATATGTCAGTTACAATAACTCTGGATCCGGATTACCAGCTTCCACCGGCTGCCTTTACATCATCT GAAAAGGACAATCAAACTCCTGGTGGTGCCGAATCTGCTTTCCGGAAGGCAGAGGATGTGGTCTCTGGCATGCTAGCCAAGGGCTTTATCTTAGGGAAAGATGCTGTCAGCCAAGCAAAAGCGTTTGACGACAAGCACCAGTTATCGTCCACAGCCTCAGCAAAAGTTTCATCTTTTGATCAGAAAATTGGACTCACTGAGAAAATAAGTGCTGGTGCTACAGTTGTTGGTGATAGAGTTCGAGAAGTGGATCAAAAATTTCAGGTTTCTGAAAAGACCAAATCAGCATTTGCAGCTGCAGAAAAGACAGTCAGCAATGCTGGTTCTTCCATAATGAAGAATCGGTATGTGCTTACTGGGACATCCTGGGTCACAGGTGCTTTTAGTAAGGTTTCTAAGGCCGCTGGGGAAGTAGGACAGAAGACTAGAGAGAAAGTGGCGAGTGAAGAACAGCAACAGAAACAAAATGTGGAAGATCAGCACGCACAGGTCCTTTCTGAGTCCTCCAGGCAAGCAGAAGCAAGTGAGCAGAAGAGTTCTAAGCCTGCTCCTGCTCAGGGTTTGATCCTTTGA
- the LOC137811240 gene encoding syntaxin-22: MSFQDIEAGRPFASRRNLINGKQDPTHAVASGVFQINTAVSTFQRLVNTLGTPKDTPELREKLHKTRLHIGQLVKDTSNKLKQASEIDHNAEVNANKKIADAKLAKDFQAVLKEFQKTQRLAAERETAYTSFVPQAVLPSSYTAGEIAISSDKTPEERALLVESRRQEVLFLDNEIAFNEAIIEERDQGIQEIQQQIGEVNEIFKDLAVLVHEQGTVIDDIGSNIEHSHEATVQAKSQLAKASKTQRSNSSLTCLLLVIFGIVLLIVIIVLAA, translated from the exons ATGAGCTTTCAGGACATCGAGGCTGGCCGGCCTTTCGCTTCCCGGCGCAACCTGATCAACGGCAAACAAGACCCTACGCATGCGGTGGCCTCCGGCGTATTTCAGATCAACACCGCCGTCTCCACGTTCCAGCGACTCGTCAACACCCTCGGAACCCCCAAGGACACGCCCGAACTCCGCGAGAAGCT GCATAAGACAAGACTGCATATTGGACAATTGGTGAAGGATACTTCGAATAAACTTAAGCAAGCTAGTGAGATTGATCACAATGCTGAAGTTAAT GCGAATAAGAAGATAGCAGATGCTAAGCTTGCAAAAGATTTTCAGGCGGTGTTGAAAGAGTTTCAGAAGACTCAGCGTCTTGCAGCTGAGAGGGAAACAGCTTATACATCTTTTGTTCCACAAGCAGTTCTTCCATCCAG CTATACAGCTGGCGAAATAGCCATTAGTTCTGATAAGACTCCAGAAGAGCGGGCCCTTCTTGTGGAATCTAGAAG ACAGGAGGTATTATTCTTAGATAATGAGATTGCATTTAATGAGGCTATCATTGAGGAAAGAGATCAAGGCATTCAAGAAATCCAGCAGCAAATTGGTGAAGTGAATGAGATTTTCAAAGATCTTGCTGTGCTTGTCCATGAGCAAGGAACAGTGATTG ATGATATTGGGTCCAATATTGAGCATTCTCATGAAGCAACTGTACAAGCAAAATCTCAACTTGCCAAAGCATCAAAGACGCAAAGATCAAATTCATCTTTG ACCTGCTTGCTTTTGGTGATATTTGGGATCGTGCTTCTAATCGTCATCATTGTCCTTGCTGCTTAG
- the LOC137811244 gene encoding protein SAMBA isoform X1, translated as MNNSSPAHSSLSTTAVVGGGGGGGGGSNATVSGDDFIFPSDHMSSLERKDETMIVLKSDLMAALDKEVKSLVEDNWKFEGPRSRIHLVSHRGGHLYRPTEISKNWNLTPPK; from the exons ATGAATAATTCATCACCGGCTCATTCTTCACTATCAACGACGGCAGTTGtaggtggtggaggaggaggaggcGGCGGCAGCAACGCGACTGTATCCGGTGACGATTTTATTTTTCCGTCTGATCATATGTCATCGCTAGAGCGTAAAGACGAAACCATGATAG TTCTGAAATCAGATCTCATGGCTGCACTTGACAAGGAGGTTAAATCGTTGGTTGAAGATAACTGGAAGTTTGAAGGGCCTCGTTCGCGGATTCACCTTGTATCACATCGAG GTGGTCATCTCTATAGGCCCACAGAAATTTCAAAGAATTGGAATTTGACTCCCCCAAAATAG
- the LOC137811244 gene encoding protein SAMBA isoform X2, with product MNNSSPAHSSLSTTAVVGGGGGGGGGSNATVSGDDFIFPSDHMSSLERKDETMIDLMAALDKEVKSLVEDNWKFEGPRSRIHLVSHRGGHLYRPTEISKNWNLTPPK from the exons ATGAATAATTCATCACCGGCTCATTCTTCACTATCAACGACGGCAGTTGtaggtggtggaggaggaggaggcGGCGGCAGCAACGCGACTGTATCCGGTGACGATTTTATTTTTCCGTCTGATCATATGTCATCGCTAGAGCGTAAAGACGAAACCATGATAG ATCTCATGGCTGCACTTGACAAGGAGGTTAAATCGTTGGTTGAAGATAACTGGAAGTTTGAAGGGCCTCGTTCGCGGATTCACCTTGTATCACATCGAG GTGGTCATCTCTATAGGCCCACAGAAATTTCAAAGAATTGGAATTTGACTCCCCCAAAATAG
- the LOC137809676 gene encoding mitogen-activated protein kinase kinase 10, whose translation MTLVIRERRHKQALSLSLPKSPSISIPSHSDFPHQIHVPALLTSPSSHVDSSPGIIKDLSDLEKLSVLGHGNGGTVYKVYHNSSRSFYALKVLRLNENDLGIRKPATLEAEILKRVDSPYIVRCHAVFENGYSNNNDGDKGGDIRFVMEYMEGGSLHDVLREHHRLPEEVICVLARRVLEGLGYLHGMNIVHRDIKPSNLLVNEKGEVKIADFGVSHVVEGRFEGNEYDAGTCAYMSPERIDPERWGGENADEFAGDVWSMGVVMLECLLGYFPLIGAGQRADWATLMCAICFGEKLEMPEKASPEFQNFVRRCLEKNWRKRATVLELLHHPFLTPKFRCS comes from the coding sequence ATGACATTGGTTATCAGAGAGAGAAGACACAAGCAAGCTCTAAGCCTTTCATTACCAAAATCTCCTTCGATTTCAATTCCATCACATTCAGATTTCCCTCACCAAATCCACGTACCAGCACTGCTCACATCCCCGTCTTCCCATGTAGACTCTTCTCCAGGCATTATCAAGGACCTTTCGGACCTTGAGAAGCTTTCAGTTCTTGGCCATGGCAATGGTGGCACAGTCTACAAAGTTTATCACAACAGTAGCCGCTCCTTCTATGCCTTGAAAGTGCTACGCTTGAATGAGAACGATCTTGGCATTCGAAAACCCGCTACACTAGAGGCAGAGATTCTGAAGCGAGTGGATTCACCATATATAGTAAGGTGTCATGCAGTTTTTGAGAATGGTTATAGCAATAACAATGATGGTGACAAGGGAGGTGACATTAGGTTTGTTATGGAATACATGGAAGGAGGGTCGTTGCATGATGTGTTGAGAGAGCATCATAGACTGCCAGAAGAGGTTATCTGTGTTTTGGCAAGGCGTGTTTTGGAAGGACTTGGGTATCTACATGGCATGAACATTGTGCATAGAGATATTAAACCATCAAACTTACTTGTGAATGAAAAAGGGGAGGTAAAGATTGCAGATTTTGGAGTGAGTCATGTGGTGGAAGGTAGGTTTGAAGGAAATGAGTATGATGCAGGGACTTGTGCTTACATGAGTCCAGAAAGGATTGATCCAGAAAGATGGGGTGGTGAGAATGCAGATGAGTTTGCAGGAGATGTGTGGTCAATGGGAGTGGTGATGTTGGAATGTCTTTTGGGTTATTTTCCATTGATTGGTGCAGGGCAGAGAGCAGATTGGGCAACTTTGATGTGTGCAATTTGCTTTGGTGAGAAGCTGGAGATGCCAGAAAAAGCATCTCCagagtttcaaaattttgtgaGGAGATGTCTTGAGAAGAATTGGAGGAAGAGAGCAACAGTATTAGAACTTCTCCACCACCCTTTTCTCACTCCAAAATTCCGTTGCTCTTAG